One part of the Aspergillus luchuensis IFO 4308 DNA, chromosome 5, nearly complete sequence genome encodes these proteins:
- a CDS encoding uncharacterized protein (COG:S;~EggNog:ENOG410PR07;~InterPro:IPR011009), protein MNLQHRNFIGITELWHPVLVDCLDLKRIKQLTATTYEATYSCNVSLATTRSPVVIAKVARFEWEIPRLLLETLMYSKLENTGLAPRFIGHVHEHGRVIGFMLEKLQGREAKIQDLSSCQAALQRLHDIGILHGDVNRYNFIVQDGTVRLIDFEKSQFCNGDTAAMQAEMDSLCDQLVEDTGRGAGFAR, encoded by the coding sequence ATGAATCTACAGCACAGAAACTTCATTGGCATAACAGAGCTTTGGCATCCTGTGCTAGTTGACTGTCTCGATTTAAAAAGGATCAAACAGCTCACCGCTACCACTTACGAAGCAACTTACTCCTGTAACGTGTCGTTGGCTACTACGAGATCGCCAGTTGTCATTGCGAAGGTTGCCCGATTTGAGTGGGAAATACCTCGTTTATTGCTGGAGACTCTCATGTATAGTAAATTGGAAAACACAGGTCTTGCCCCAAGATTCATTGGCCATGTCCACGAGCATGGCCGTGTAATCGGCTTTATGCTAGAAAAGCTCCAAGGGCGTGAAGCAAAAATCCAGGATCTTTCGTCTTGTCAAGCTGCCCTCCAGCGCCTACATGACATTGGCATCCTCCATGGGGATGTCAACAGATACAACTTCATTGTTCAAGATGGGACGGTGCGACTGATTGATTTTGAGAAAAGCCAATTTTGTAATGGCGATACTGCAGCTATGCAAGCCGAGATGGATAGTCTATGTGATCAGTTAGTGGAGGACACCGGACGCGGTGCAGGTTTCGCTCGGTGA
- a CDS encoding uncharacterized protein (TransMembrane:1 (o12-31i)), whose amino-acid sequence MLDEPGESRRSVAFPLLSLSFFCLLLPFLCLPSQLGFLEEKRFVVWRATSIHRYRKIRDGKDGKLQGSVGDQTVPSHGQLSGPSVEVLIRHPRTALWVRSPGPLL is encoded by the coding sequence ATGTTGGATGAACCCGGGGAAAGTCGTCGGTCGGTTGCGTTCCCTCTATTGTCCCTCTCGTTCTTCTGCCTGCTTCTCCCGTTCCTCTGCCTGCCGTCTCAGCTCGGCTTCCTTGAGGAAAAGCGCTTTGTAGTCTGGAGAGCTACTTCCATTCATCGCTACCGCAAAATAAGGGATGGAAAAGATGGAAAACTCCAGGGCAGTGTTGGTGATCAGACTGTCCCTTCTCATGGTCAGCTGAGCGGCCCTTCGGTGGAAGTATTAATCCGTCACCCGCGAACCGCCCTCTGGGTACGCAGCCCTGGGCCTCTGCTCTAA
- a CDS encoding uncharacterized protein (COG:S;~EggNog:ENOG410PXZA), producing MAKKGNKHRKKNLVRVAKPVAEVVCETLECPAAENWETTPPCDETGDAEPIAETVYDAVACPAAENWETTPPCDETGGAEPVSETVGKHAVTAGYDSYNVSTPGIHEYDQPETSPYGDLPIVISIGRGTQYFVPRDIAGQILSLQDHWDKNDSRIARFPEVDDDIGHTFIHYLYTGDYQTLKPASTSNMPWRAIEYRRSVLAYSAGTRCGVDGLVHHGRKYMQIFDKDVSLFDMIDLGRECFPRIDEDRWYSEYLTNRIMTSFESEEGIFQQEEFY from the exons ATGgccaaaaaaggaaacaagcaCAGAAAAAAGAACCTCGTTCGAGTGGCAAAGCCTGTTGCTGAAGTAGTTTGTGAGACTCTTGAGTGCCCTGCTGCCGAGAACTGGGAGACTACCCCTCCCTGTGACGAGACTGGGGATGCGGAGCCTATCGCTGAAACAGTCTATGACGCCGTTGCGTGTCCTGCTGCCGAGAACTGGGAGACTACCCCTCCCTGTGACGAGACTGGGGGTGCGGAGCCTGTCTCTGAAACTGTCGGTAAGCATGCTGTAACCGCAGGTTATGACAGTTATAACGTGTCAACTCCGGGTATCCATGAATATGACCAACCTGAGACCAG CCCATATGGAGATCTACCAATAGTAATTTCTATCGGCCGGGGAACCCAGTATTTTGTCCCCAGGGACATAGCTGGTCAAATTCTATCTCTTCAAGATCATTGGGACAAGAACGATAGTCGGATAGCGAGGTTTCCTGAGGTTGATGACGACATTGGGCATACCTTCATCCATTACCTATATACAGGTGATTACCAAACCTTGAAGCCAGCGTCAACGAGCAATATGCCTTGGCGCGCAATCGAATACAGACGAAGTGTCCTTGCATATTCTGCTGGTACACgttgtggtgttgatggactAGTCCATCATGGAAGAAAATACATGCAGATATTTGATAAGGATGTTTCCCTGTTTGACATGATAGATCTGGGACGCGAATGTTTTCCAAGAATTGATGAGGACCGGTGGTATTCCGAGTACCTCACCAACAGAATTATGACTAGCTTCGAGTCTGAAGAGGGGATTTTTCAGCAAGAGGAGTTCTATTAA